Below is a genomic region from Populus trichocarpa isolate Nisqually-1 chromosome 15, P.trichocarpa_v4.1, whole genome shotgun sequence.
ATgagttgaattaattattttaataaaaataatattataattttagttaaaaaggAAAGTACTACTGAATATATTATGGGAAGTATTTGATACAGCAAATACAAATAATGCAACAAAAACCACATCTTTTATACCAAATAATCaggagaataaaaaacaaaaaacccaaacTCATCAAAtccaataaatcaataaatatccAGCTGCCTCCTGTCTTCCTTAAAATTTCCAGAATCCACCCCTACCTCTCTCCAAGCTcctctgtttctctctctaagaagctttgatttttcattttcaggaaCACACAGCAAAAACCCACCATGGATCTTGAAACAGAAGAGCTACAATTCTTTACCATACCAGAAATCTTGAAAGAATCCATTTCAATCCCAAAACAATCACCAAAAACTTTTAAGCTAATCACCCTTGCTTTAATCTTTCCTTTATCTTTTGCAATCTTGGCTCACTCTCTTTTTACTCATCCTCTTTTTTCACAAATTCAAGATCACCCATCAAGGCAACACACTCATCAATGGACccttcttttagtttttcaattcttctatctaatctttttatttgCCTTCTCTCTTTTATCAACTGCTGCTGTTGTTTTCACTGTTGCTTCTCTTTACACTTCAAAGCCTGTTTCTTTTTCCTCTACAATGTCTGCCATCCCTCGGGTTTTTAAGCGTTTGTTTATGACGTTCTTGTGGGTTTCTCTGTTAATGTTGGTTTATTATTCTGTTTTCTTTCTGTTCTTGGTGATTTTGATTATCGGTATTGATATTCAGAATGCCCTTTTGGTTTTGTTCTCTTTGGTGGTGATTGGTGTGCTTTTCTTGGTTGTTCATGTTTATATTACTGGACTTTGGCATTTGGCTAGTGTGGTTTCTGTTTTAGAGCCAATTTATGGATTTGCTGCTATGAAAAAGAGTTATGAGTTGTTGAAAGGGAAGATTCGTGTGGCTGGTGTTCTTGTTTTCGGGTACTTGTCTATTTGTGGATTGGTGTCTGTGATTTTTTCGACTGTTGTGGTTCATGGTGGAGATAATCATGGAGTGTTTACAAGGATTATTGTTGGTGGGTTTTTAGTTGGGGTTTTGGTGATTGTGAATTTGGTGGGATTGTTGGTGCAAAGTGTGTTTTATTACGTTTGCAAGAGCTATCATCATCAAGGGATTGATAAGACTGCCTTACATGAGCATCTTGGTGGGTATCTTGGAGAGTATGTGCCTTTGAAATCCAGCATTCAGATGGAGAATTTGGATGCTTGAGGTGGTGgaaacagagagaaagagagaattgGTATCATGAGTAAGTTGTTATGTATGGAAAGAGTTGGCATCATGTGTAAGTTATGTTTGtaatcaacttttttaaatttgtctTCTTCTCTTGTAATAAAACTGGagaagtacttttttttttctagttgtttGTAATTAAACTGTCAATTTAACAATGATTCTATGTTGTTAAATCTACTGGTTGTCATTGCTTAACATAGTTCCTCTTGAATTGTGTATTTAATGGTTGACATTGCTTTAGTTGATACTTTGTGGCTTATATTTCAGTGTTTGGGTTAATCATTTGTGTTCAGATTATAGTCTTAATAAGAAACAGGTTATGCTTGTCTCTTTTCATGTTGAAATTTCCatcttttggatttcttcaataaGAAGTTTTACACTAGCTCGACTTGTTGACACTCTCGTGATTGGCTTGTTGAtgattaatgataattttatattcttgGACGCGACGAAGCTGAAAGACTTTGCAAATATTTTGTCATGCTCTTTTTCATTGTTTGTAGATGTCAGTATTATGGGTTATGACTATAAAGACAGAATTAAGCTTTGATTGCTTCAATAGTTTTGTGGCTTGAAAGCTGATTGATGACTGTTAGACAAACGTTTAGTGTTTGGAATTGGAGTCTTTTAAATGTTTTCTCTCACGAGCCAAGATATATAAGCTTGCTTCTGTCCTCTTGTGTATTGAAGGTACATGCTAACATGCATCTTCGGTCTTATGTGGCATTATGAATAGTTGACTTAACATACCTGAACTAATATAGTGCTCTCTCTTTGGGGAACGTCATGTTCTGATATcctatttctttgttttgaattcATGCATGTTTCTCAGTGACATGTTGGTTTTCCTTTCACGACTGAGCTTGGCATCTCAAAGAAACATCAATTTAGTAGATAGTAGCTTAGTAGGGCAAGTCATTCCTTCGAGTTCCATCCTAGTTTTCTTTTTGACTAATGTAGT
It encodes:
- the LOC7481808 gene encoding uncharacterized protein LOC7481808, which gives rise to MDLETEELQFFTIPEILKESISIPKQSPKTFKLITLALIFPLSFAILAHSLFTHPLFSQIQDHPSRQHTHQWTLLLVFQFFYLIFLFAFSLLSTAAVVFTVASLYTSKPVSFSSTMSAIPRVFKRLFMTFLWVSLLMLVYYSVFFLFLVILIIGIDIQNALLVLFSLVVIGVLFLVVHVYITGLWHLASVVSVLEPIYGFAAMKKSYELLKGKIRVAGVLVFGYLSICGLVSVIFSTVVVHGGDNHGVFTRIIVGGFLVGVLVIVNLVGLLVQSVFYYVCKSYHHQGIDKTALHEHLGGYLGEYVPLKSSIQMENLDA